The Acidobacteriota bacterium genomic sequence TGTGCGGGATCGCGAGGACCCGGCCGCCTGTCGTCTCCTCGAGGTTCTCCATCCAGCGCCAGAGGTCCTCGGGGTCCTCGGAGTCGTACAAGGAGAACGGCACCACCTGCTTGGCCACGTCGGCGCCGTCTCGAAACAGGACGTTGCGGTGCAGGTTGTTTCCGCCCGGCGCCGAGGTCCATTCGAACCCGATGAGGGCGGTGAAGGCTCCGGGCTGGTTGTTGCGCTCGGCTGCCTCGATGATCTCGTACCATGCGCCGCGAACCATGTCCTCGTTCGGCATCGGGTCCTTGCCGGTGTTCATTGCGGCGACCCACTCGATGAAGGCGTCGTAGCCCTCACCGTTCTTGACCATGTCATGCCAGAGCTTGCCCTGCGGGTTGGCCAGTACCGTGGGGTCGTCCTTCTCGATGAAGGGCGCCAGCCCGAGGTTTTCGGCGTGGTCGGCGATGACGAGGAAGTCGAGCGGGCGCTTGAGCTGTGCCTTCTGGCCCGTCGACGTCATCACCATCTCGCCTTTGGCGAAGCGGTAGGCGTCCTCTGGGCCGACCGTGTTGCCCGCCATCCCGGCGTCGGTCGAATACGACGTATGGAGGTGAGTATCGCCCCAGAAGACCCGGAGCGGGAAATGTCGGCCGACGTAGGGCGAGTAGTTGTGCTCCACCTTGTCGGCGAACTCGGGACTGGCGCCGATGTCTTGCGAGAACACGGCTCCAGAGGAGACGATCAACCCAACCGCCATGGTGACGACCCACAGGTGCTTCATTCCGACTCGTCGCATGGCTGCTTCCTCCGCTGTTTGACTGCCCCATGCTGGTTTTCGGCCGAGATCTTCACGAGGTCCGTGAGCGTGATTCAAGCGTCGATCATGAGTGGTCCGAAAAGCGTCGACCTTGAGAATGCCCCGCGGCGGTACATCGTTAGCCGATCGACGCCCGCGTCGCCCAGCTTCTACCGCTTTCCTGCCGGAGTGCTTCGCGATGCCTTGCACGACTCCCATCCTCATGACTCCTTTTCTGCTCACTGCACGCTCTTGTTGATGAACTCGTCGACCACGTTGGACATGTCGAAGCTCTTGCCGCCCTGCACCGGTGGGTACTCGGCCAGCGACTGCAGGTGCGCTGCCATCAGCTCGCCCATCGGCTGGATCAGCCACGACACCTTCTGCATCAGGTGACCGTAGGCGTCCGGCGAGTCATAGCTTTCGTAGGGATCCATCCGGATGTTGAAGACCAGCGGAACAGTGCGCGGAATGACGTTTGCGTAATAGTCCTCTTTGGTCGAGAAGTGGAACTTCCACGGGCCCATGCGCACGGCGGTCAGCTTGCTCTCGTAGTAGTGAAAGATGTGGTTGCGGCTGGAGTGGTCCGATGCGCCCATCCAGTAGTCCAGGTTGTTGACTCCGTCGATGTACTGCTTCTTGCTCTCCATCACTTTGGCCGCCACGTCGGGCTCACCCGCCGCCGCCGCGAGGGTGGTGAATGCGTCCTGGTGGGCCTGGATGCCGTTCAATACCTGGCCTGCCGGGATCTTGCCCGGCCAGCGAGCCATCATCGGTACCCGCACGCCGCCCTCGTAGGTGGTCATCTTCTCGCCCCGGAACGGGGTGGTGCCCCCGTGCGGCCAGGATGAGTGTTCAGGCCCGTTGTCGGTCGAGTACACGACGATGGTGTTGTCGGCGAGGCCGTTGGCTTCGAGCCAGTCGAGCACTTTCCCGACGTCCCGATCGTGCTGGAGCATCCCGGCGCCGTAGTAGTCAGCCTCACTGGTGTAGCCCTCGACTGCCTGCAGCCACTCATCGCCGATGCGGGTGTAGAGATGCATGCGGCTTGTGTTCGCCCAGACGAAGAACGGCTCGCCGGCGTCCTTCGCCCTCTGCATGAAGTCGATCGCCTTCGGGAACATCTCCTCACCGTCGAAGTTCTTCATTCTCTCCTGGGTCAGCGGGCCGGTGTCGGTGCACTCCTGCTTGCCAACGCGACCGAATCGCGGGTCCTCGGTCGAGTCATCATTGTCGGTTGCGTAGCAGTGCAGCACGCCGCGGGTGCCGAACTTCTTTTCGTACTCGTGCAGGCTCCCGGAGTATGCCTCGCCGAAGTTCTGGTAGTCGCGCTGTTCGGCTTCCTCCTGCGTGTTGAGGTGGTAAAGGTTGCCGAAGAACTCGTCAAACCCGTGCACCGTCGGCAGGTGAGAGTTCCGGTCGCCGAGGTGGTTCTTGCCGAACTGGCCGGTGCGGTAGCCGAGGTCCTTCATCACCTCCGCCAGCGACGGCGATTCGGCCATCAGCCCGAGCGCGTCGCCCGGCTGGCCGACGGTCGTCATCCCCGACCGGATCGGGTACTGGCCGGTGATGAACGCGGCCCGACCCGCCGTGCAGCTCGGTTGGGCATAGTGATCGGTGAATCGGGCGCCTTCGTTGCCGATGCGATCGATATTGGGCGTCGTGTAGCCCATTTTCCCGCCTTCATAGGCACTCAGATTCGACCAGCCGATGTCGTCACCCCAGATAACGAGTATGTTCGGTCTATCCTGTGCCGTCACGGTGCCGGTCGCGGCCGCCATCACCAGCATTGCGATGCAGATGATCCATGTGTGTCGAGTCACTCCCGGTGTCATGGTTCGATTCCTTCCTGAATCGTTTTGATTCTCCGTATCAGTTGGTGATTACGGATTTTACATATGCAGGGGAACGGCGTCAATTGTCAATAATGACATCGAAGAGGTCGGAAGGCTCAGCGGACAGCGACCGCGACAGGAGTCAGGAACAGCACCAGGGTTCAGTTTCAGCGGCAGTTCGTCTGAGTGCCGGTGCTGTTTTCTGACCCTGATCCCTGCCCCTGTCGACTGACGCTGGCTGCTGTCGCTGCCTACCGTCGCTGTTCCTGATTGCTGCCACTTAATATCAAAGGCCCCGCCGCGAGCGTATCAACCGCCTCGATCGCCAGATCTCGTCCGCTGGTCGCGAAAACGAGCCAACGCGAAAGGTGGTACCCCGGAACGCATTCAACCGGTATCGAGGTACAGCCGCATCAGCGGCCGATCATGGCGGCGACGAGCGACCTCGCGGAAATCGGCGCGGTGAAACATCGAAGCCGCGCCGTGATACATCGAAATCGGTCGGCGTCTTTCACCCGCATCGACCGGGCATGCGTCCAGGACCCGGGCGCCATTCTCGCGCGCCCAGTCGATCGCGCCGTCAAGAAGCGCCGTCGCAATGCCTTCTCGACGATTGCCCGCACGCACGGCAAAGCAGGATATGCTCCACACGCCGGGGTCGTCTGCTGGCGCGTCCGGCGTCGGCGCCGTGAGGCGCCTTGGGCCGTTCCAGTTGGGAACGTCCGTCCGCGGCCCGACCTGTACCCAGCCAACCGGTTCGCCGTCCCGGTAGGCGATGAGTCCGGGCGGAGGGCCCGTTTCGACGCGGACACGGAACAGCTCCCGGTTCGTCTCACCCAATGATCGCTCGAACTCCTGATGTGGCAATCGCCAGTACATGCACCAGCATTGGCTGCAGACCCCGCGCCCGCTACCGAACACCGCCACGACATCTTCCCAACGTTCCGGTGTGAGCGGTCTGATGTCGATGCCACTCGCCATGTCCGACATGGTACCCGCGAATACAGATGTGTAAAGCGTGATCCGTGGCAATCAGGCATCCATCCAATGGTGCAGATGATTCGATACCAGCCTTCATCGGTGGCACCCTGGAATGTCGACCGACGAGGCAGGCACAAACGGAAATTCTGAGTCCCCAAAACCCGGCACCCAAGCCGGACCGCACCGACGTTCTGCCTACGGCAACACGATGGCGTGCGCCTCGCGGGTGAAGAACGCCTTGCACTCCTCCCAGTCGAGGGGCTCCAGCATCCTCGGCATCGGCTCCCGCTCGGCGTCCTCGAAATACGTCAGGCTCTTGAGCACGTGGTAGCTGTTGACCCGGCCCTCTCCGTACTTCCTGGGCAGCCACTCGAAGCACCGCTCGAGCGAGAGGCCGCCGCGCAGGATCGTGTAGAGATCGACGAAGTCCTTGCGGCTGCCTCGGCTCGAGATGGCGGCGAGCTTCATCAGCGCAATGTCGCGCACGTCCGCGACCTCGAAGAACCGGTACCCCCGGGCGTCGAAGAGGAACGGATCCGCCAACGAGAAGAACGACAATTTGACACCCTCGAGGAGCACCGTCAGCGTGTCCCGATCTTCCTGCAGGGTTTCGGTTGGGCCAGCCTCCCGCAGGACGCCGTAGAGCCGACCGACGTCGAACGGCTCGAGCCGAAAGAAGTGGAAGTCCTCCGAAATGCGGTGCCCGACCTGCAGCGCCAGCCCGGTACCGCCGGCCAGGGTCCAGCCGTCGAGCTCGGGATCGGTCAGGCCCTCGAAGATCTCCAGAAGCTCGCGGCTTCCCTGCGGAAGGACCCGTTCGTGCATGCCATCCCCTCTCGTTCGAGGATGTTCTGCCAGAACACCCTCGTCTTCTCACTTTCGAACCGTGCTCCGCAGACGTGTGCCAGAAAGGTCTCTCTGCCCATGAGCCGGATCAGCAGCCTCACATCTTCCAAACTCCCGTACTCCAGCACCCTGCCGACCACCCACATCGGATGCTCCTTCAGGTGCCGGGCCGTCAGCTCTTGGTCCCAGAACAGGCGCCCCAGCCTTTCCACGGATTCCGATGCCTTCACCCGTTCCGACGGTTTCTCCTGCGGCTCCAACCTGACCACCAGCCTGCAGCCGAGCGCGGTCGCCAGCTTGCGCAGGGTGTAGACCTCGAAGCGGCTCCACCCCTTCTCATAGCGGGAGAGGGTCGCCGGCGAGGTATCGGCACGCCTTGCAAGCTGCGCCAGCGACCAGCCCAACTCCCTGCGGCGGCCGGCAAGCTGCGTCGAGATCTCCCAAGGATCATCCATATCATTATCATATATGATAATGAACTGAAGATCCAGAACACAAAAGCCCGGCCACGCACGGCGGGGCCTGAAAGTCGATGATCAGGATGGAGGTCAGCCCTTGGTGTGCCGCCGGCCAAGCGCCTCGATGAGGAAGGGCAGATCATCCAGATCCTTCGGCCTTCCCGAGGCCTCCTTGTTTCGGATGAGCTCCTCGAGGCCGATGTAGCTGAATTCCACACTCAATGACTCGGTCCGGAACAGGACCCGCGCTCGACCGCTCCACGCAGAATCGAAATCCACCCCATCGATGTGGTTGAGGAGGTCGATCCGATTGGGGGGCACTCCGAACTGAAATATCACTCCCTGTTTCTCGAGCTCGGACGGGTGCTTCAGGCTCGGGATCACACCCTGCCAGAAATCCTCGAGCGCCTCGAACAAGCGGTTCGCGTTCTCGGGCGAGCGGTCGTAGAAAATGTCGATGTCGCCGGTCACGCGGATATGTCCATAATAGATGACGGCTTCGCCGCCTACCACAACTGCTCTCACCTCGTAGATCTGAAGGAGTCTGAGGAACTCCTGAATATCAGGAGAAAACGCCGACGCGTCTATTTGTTCCGGTGGCATTCGCGAACGTCTTTATTTGGTTCGGGGTACACCCGGTTTCGCAGCTCGCGCGCAGCGCGTATTCGTTCCTCGGCCGACATCGACGCCTGCTGCTGGATATCCCACACAGCAGCTTCTTCAAATGAGAAAGCCTTGTTCGCAACTCTTTCCATACAAATATTTTAGTCGAAACAAGGTGATTCATCAAGAGAGGACTTCGGCGGTCTCAGCCTGCGAATCCTTTGCCTGTTGACACATCAAAGGGCGCGAACTCGATCCGCCCCAGGCATTTCTACAAACCACCTGAAAGCACCGCCGCGAACGGCGGGGCTTGCGATGACTCACCAGATCGAAATCTACGGCGTATACCAGATCGGCGAGGTGTAGGCGCGCTCTTGATGAACGGTCTCGGCGCCCTCGGGAATCTCGACTCCGAACCGGAATGCGTCGTAGACAACCCAGCGGGGCGTCGGGATCTCGATTACCCGAGCATAGTAGAAGGCGCTCTCCGACGGATCGAAGTCCGGGTCGGTCCAGACCGCACCGAGCTCGGAGGCGCCGATGGTGTTGGTCCAGTTCGCCGCCGCGATGTCCACCGTGTTGCCGACAGGCTCGCGACAACGGCCGTCCGCGCCGATCTCACGGTCACCGGACAGGGCGACGTCGTACACCTTCTCGTGGGTCTCTCCTTTGCCGTCCAGCCAGCCCTTGACGATCTGGACGCGGTCGAGGTTGGCGCCTATCGGATCGCGTAGCGCGTACACCATGAAGGTGGGCTTCTTCCCGCTGCCCTGGAGGTCGCCGCCCATCGGCACACCCTTTTCGTAGCCGCGGAACGCGGGCTGTCGGCTGTTCAGGTCCTGATCGGTGAAGTCCCAGCCGCCGAAGAACCGCACCAACATGCGCGGGCCGGTGGTGGCGTAGACCTCGCGACGGGCCATGGCGTCCCAGATCGCCTCGCGGGTGTTTTCCTCCGCCCACACGCCGGTGAAGCCGGAGGCAACCAGCTCATAGCCCTGAACCACGCCGTGCTCGGTCTCGGAGAACGGGTGCGCCATGCGGCTCGGTGACGGCTCCGCGTTGGTCGCCTTGCCGAAGAAGTTCTCCTCCTCGACGGCGGGCAGGGCGGTGTGGCTGTCGGTCGAGCCGACCAGGCCGAACTTGTAGGGGTTGGTTCCGAGTCGTTTCTCGAGCAGAAGCCCGTTCTTCAACGCCTCGCGCGCGTACTCGTACTGCAGCATCTGCTCGGTCTTGGCCTCTGACAGATCGAGGTTTCCGGCGTCCCAGGTCTCGTAATCGGCGAACTCGTCGTCGGGCGACAAGACCGGATGGGCCTCGCCGTCGCCCTTGATCTGGGTGACCTCGTACATCGGCTCCCAGCGCGCCCGCGATTCGACGTAGAGGCGGTCGAGCTTGCGGCCGGTGTACTGGGCGTCGACCGGAAACATGATGCCGTTCGACAGGTTGCCGTTGTGGGCGAGCGCAAGTGCCGACCCGCCGGTGGTTCTTTCGTAGTTCTCGAGATACTTGTAGAGATCGAGTGGATCGGTCGAACCCACCGGTGCCTGGGTCGTGTACGGCACGACCCGCCCCGCCTTGTCGGCGCCTTCTCGGAAGATCACGTTGCGGTGCAGGTTGTCCCCCACGACGAGCGAGGTCCACTCGAAGCCGATGAACGCCGTGAAGCGTCCGGGCTCGTTGAATCGCTCGGCCGCGTCGACCACCTTCTCCCAAATCGACGCGTAGGTCTTGCCACCCGGCGAGTACTCGGCCATCATCTGCGGATCGATCTCACCCTGTGAAAAGGTTCCGATCAGATTCAACGCCGCATCCGCCGACTCTTCGCCGCCGGCTTGAAGACCCTCGTACCAGGGCTTGGCCTGGTCGTACTTGAGGATTTCGGGATCACCCGCGGCGAGATCATTGAAGAAGCCCATGCCGTCGGAGTGGTCGGCGATCACCAGCCAATCGAGTGGTCGACCGAGCCGGACTGGCTGACCGCTCGATGCCATCACCTCCTCGCCGCGGGCGAAGCGGTAGGCCTCATCGAGACCGAGCCGACAGCCGAAGAGACCGGCATCCATCGAAAGCCCGGTGTGGAGGTGGGTGTCGCCCCAGAACACGCGATCGGGGAAGCTGCGCTGGGCATAGGGCGAGTAGGCCTTACCGGGGTAGAGGTCCGACAGAGATTCCTTGGACGGTGCGATCTGGCCCGAGGCCAGCGCAGGGGCCAAAATCATCGCCACGGCGATCAGCAGTGGAATTCTACGCATCGTTGTGCTCCTTTTCTGTCAGGGTGTGTGCTTCCAAGCGTCCGCCGCGGAGCCCGCAACGGCCGCCACCGTTAATAAGACATTCGATGCTTTGCCTTGGTCCATTTGCCTTTAGACACTTCTCATCCAATGATGCAACAGACGGATCACAGGTGGTGATAACCGCTCGCCCCGGATTCAAGACCTCTAACGGCCCGGGGAGGACCTGACCACCCTGTGATAATGAGTCCCAACAGCGGGGAGTATCACAGAAACAACCGACATTCGTCAACACTGATAGGCGAGCATCATGAAGATTTCGTGAAGGGGCTTCGCGTCGCCCGATCGTGAGACGCTGATCAGAGGAGCCCGATCACCGAGCCTCCGTAGCGGCTCACGGCCGCGGTCAGGGCGGCCGCGACGAGGATGCTGACGGCGATCACGATCAGCACCTCGGCGGCGAGGACCGCCCGCAGGCGACCGCCCGAGGCGCCGATCTTGCGCATGGTGTCGATCTCCCGCCGCCTGAGCCGAACCGACAGCGCGAAGACCAGCACCGCGGTGGCGATGGTCGCAACGCCCAAACCGAGGCTGACCGCGAAGACCGCGTCCCGGACCGAGAACATGGTTTCCACCAGGTCGTCCACCACCTCTCGCGGCACCACCATCTGCACGTCGCCACCGGGCTCTTCGAATCGTCCGCGAAGCAGGACTCCCGACTTGCGGTCGCGCGGCACGACGACGATCGCGTCCATCGGGAAGTTGTCGGGAGCGCCGTGGAAGTGGAACGAATCGATGTTGTCGGGTGTGATCTCCGTGTAGGAGAGAACCGACGCGTTGGCCACCACGTTGTCGCCTTCCACCGCGAGCACGCCGCTCTCGGCCCCGGGGGCGGTGACGTCGGTGTGGCCGTGCGCGAGCCCGGCGATGACCCACGCGGTCTTGAGATCGAGGAAGACGGCATCGTCGTCGGAGGTCTCGCTCGGCTCCAGGATCCCGACCACCGCCATCTTGAGCGGGAAGCTGCCCGCCACGTCGAACGCCCCGGCCGGAGAGGAGAGCACGTGTCCCCCGACCTCCGCGCCCAGCTCCCGCGCCGCTGTCGAGCCGAGCACGCACTCGCCGAGGACGGCGAACGGCCGGCCGGACCGGTACTCGAGGCTCCGGAACTCGAGGTACTCGAGGGTCGTGCCGACGATGCGGTGGCCTCGGACGTTGTAGCGCAGGTGGAGCGGAATGGCGCCCCCCAAGCCGGTTTCGGCCACCTTCGCCACCTCGCGGTAGGTCATGGGTTCGAGGGTCGGCTCGCGGAAGTACAGCGCGGCCAGTGTGAGGTCGACAGCGCTTCCCGGAGCGCCCACCAGGAGGGGCGTCGAGTCGGCGCGGGCGGTCAGCGTCTTCGCACCCTCGCGCACCACGACCTGCAGCGCCGCAGGCAGGAAGAGGATGAGGCTGATGGAGACCACCAGCACGAGGGTCTTGCCACGGTTGAACCGCAGATAGCGCCACGCGAGGTAGAGGACGTCTTTCATGACTCTTGGTGCTCGTCGTCCGATCCTGGATGTTGGATGCTGGATCCTGGATGCTCGATGCTGGATGCTGGATGCTGGATGTCAATTGTTGGATGTTGGATGTTGGATATTGGGTCTTCGTCGCTCGATGGATGCTGGATGCTGGATGCTGGATGCTGGATGCTGGATGCTGGATGCTGGATGTCGGAGGGATGATTGTCGTCACTCGAGGTGGTATTTGAATCGCTCCCGGCACCATATGGCGGCAAGTCTTCGCTTACGGATCGGTGTTCGCGCTCGACCGACGTGATGAGGTTGTTGAGTTTCTTCCCGAGCTCCTCGAGGCCAGTCACCAAGGTCGCGTAGACCTGCTCGTCATCGAGTGATCCGGTCTCGTGCAACACCCCGAGGTGGTCTCTGGTCTCGTCACAGGAAGAAAGGGCATACGTCAGAAAGCGTATGAATTCTCGTTTATATCTTCTGCGCCCATAACCCTCGACGATATTCGATCGTACGGACTTGATCGACCTGCGAATTTGCGATCCCTCCTCGTACATTTCGAAATGTGGGAGTGATTGAATCGTCATAGTGTGAATCTCGGACGTCAATCGTCTCGCGAGCTGCCATACATCGAGATTCCTGTAACTCATGCCGCGAACACCTGATCATCCCGGCCGCCAACATGCCCTTGTTTCGAAGAGTCCAGGTTGAGCCGAGCCATCGGGCGGGCGGGTGGATCCAGCATCCAGCATCCAGCATCTAGCATCTAGCATCCAGCATCACTGCCCCCCTTCGCCATTCGTGTTCATCTGTACGATCTGTGGGCTTTCCGGAGCGGCTTGCAGCTCGGTGACGTCGACGGCCCGATCGAAGCGAGGGAGAATTTCATGATCGTGGGTGACGACCACCACCGGGGCGTTGTTCTCCCTTCCGTAGCGCAGAAGGGCATCAATCACGTGATCGCGATTGGCCGGATCGAGGTTGCCGGTGGGCTCATCGCCCAGGATCACCGCCGGCTGCGTGACCAGCGCCCGGCACAGGGCCACCCGTTGCCGCTCCCCCTGCGAAAGCTGCCCTGGGAATCGGCCCGCCATCTCGCCGAGACCCACGTCCTCCACCAACGCCTGCGCCCGCGCACGAACCTCGTCATCACATTCGAGCAGAGGCGTCAATCGGTACGGCAGGACGACGTTGTCCATTACGTCGAGGTATTCCAGCAGCTCGAACTCCTGAAACACCAGGCCCATCTTCAGCGCCCGCAGGTCCTGACGATCCTGGAGGTCGAGTGAGGTGACCTCGAAGCCGGCCACCTCGATCGAGCCGTGCGAGGCCTCGAGGATTCCGGCCAGCAGATTGACGAGAGTGGTCTTGCCGCACCCGCTCGGTCCGGTCAGGGCCACGCACTCACCGGCATCCACCCGCACCCGGGGCACCTGCAGCCGGAACCCTCCCTCCGGATATCTGAATTCGAGGTTCCGTACGTCGATCATGTCGGCTTCCAGGGTACGACGGCCCGGTCCTCGCTGTGCAGCTCGACGCCGGAGATCTTCCACTGCCCATCCTCCGGGCGCAGCGTCAGCACGCCGTTGTAGATGTTTTGCCGATGGTGGACGTGCTGGAGATGCCGCACGCGCGCGATCACCTCCCAACGGCAGTCGTACGAGAAGCCCTCCTCCGCGTCCGACCCGGCCAGCGGCTCACCGATATCGAGGACGCTGACATCGCGAACCGTGACCTCGGTGCCCTTGCGTGTCCCGGCGGTGAGCCGTCGGCGGCTGTCGAGGAAGATATCGTCCACCAGATCGCCGGTCACGCTCTCCGAGAGGGTGTCGTACAGACGGTTCTCGTCCGCGATGTTGAACGCGTGGTAGGTCTCGGAGAGAACCCGCGACGCCACCAGACGGGCGCTTTCGCCGCGCGGCGCGTCGGGTTCGAACAAGGGGTTCTTGAAGGTCGCCGTGCCGTAGGGAAGTAAAAGGAAGGCCGCGCCCAGGAGCAGCCAGTGCAGACTGCTCCTTCGGTTCTCCATTCCCAGCTCACGCGCCACACGCCGGCGCCTCGGCCACACCAGCAGGG encodes the following:
- a CDS encoding arylsulfatase codes for the protein MAAATGTVTAQDRPNILVIWGDDIGWSNLSAYEGGKMGYTTPNIDRIGNEGARFTDHYAQPSCTAGRAAFITGQYPIRSGMTTVGQPGDALGLMAESPSLAEVMKDLGYRTGQFGKNHLGDRNSHLPTVHGFDEFFGNLYHLNTQEEAEQRDYQNFGEAYSGSLHEYEKKFGTRGVLHCYATDNDDSTEDPRFGRVGKQECTDTGPLTQERMKNFDGEEMFPKAIDFMQRAKDAGEPFFVWANTSRMHLYTRIGDEWLQAVEGYTSEADYYGAGMLQHDRDVGKVLDWLEANGLADNTIVVYSTDNGPEHSSWPHGGTTPFRGEKMTTYEGGVRVPMMARWPGKIPAGQVLNGIQAHQDAFTTLAAAAGEPDVAAKVMESKKQYIDGVNNLDYWMGASDHSSRNHIFHYYESKLTAVRMGPWKFHFSTKEDYYANVIPRTVPLVFNIRMDPYESYDSPDAYGHLMQKVSWLIQPMGELMAAHLQSLAEYPPVQGGKSFDMSNVVDEFINKSVQ
- a CDS encoding GNAT family N-acetyltransferase, encoding MASGIDIRPLTPERWEDVVAVFGSGRGVCSQCWCMYWRLPHQEFERSLGETNRELFRVRVETGPPPGLIAYRDGEPVGWVQVGPRTDVPNWNGPRRLTAPTPDAPADDPGVWSISCFAVRAGNRREGIATALLDGAIDWARENGARVLDACPVDAGERRRPISMYHGAASMFHRADFREVARRRHDRPLMRLYLDTG
- a CDS encoding nucleotidyl transferase AbiEii/AbiGii toxin family protein, which encodes MHERVLPQGSRELLEIFEGLTDPELDGWTLAGGTGLALQVGHRISEDFHFFRLEPFDVGRLYGVLREAGPTETLQEDRDTLTVLLEGVKLSFFSLADPFLFDARGYRFFEVADVRDIALMKLAAISSRGSRKDFVDLYTILRGGLSLERCFEWLPRKYGEGRVNSYHVLKSLTYFEDAEREPMPRMLEPLDWEECKAFFTREAHAIVLP
- a CDS encoding helix-turn-helix domain-containing protein, with the protein product MDDPWEISTQLAGRRRELGWSLAQLARRADTSPATLSRYEKGWSRFEVYTLRKLATALGCRLVVRLEPQEKPSERVKASESVERLGRLFWDQELTARHLKEHPMWVVGRVLEYGSLEDVRLLIRLMGRETFLAHVCGARFESEKTRVFWQNILEREGMACTNGSFRREAASFWRSSRA
- a CDS encoding nucleotidyltransferase translates to MPPEQIDASAFSPDIQEFLRLLQIYEVRAVVVGGEAVIYYGHIRVTGDIDIFYDRSPENANRLFEALEDFWQGVIPSLKHPSELEKQGVIFQFGVPPNRIDLLNHIDGVDFDSAWSGRARVLFRTESLSVEFSYIGLEELIRNKEASGRPKDLDDLPFLIEALGRRHTKG
- a CDS encoding DUF3604 domain-containing protein; this translates as MRRIPLLIAVAMILAPALASGQIAPSKESLSDLYPGKAYSPYAQRSFPDRVFWGDTHLHTGLSMDAGLFGCRLGLDEAYRFARGEEVMASSGQPVRLGRPLDWLVIADHSDGMGFFNDLAAGDPEILKYDQAKPWYEGLQAGGEESADAALNLIGTFSQGEIDPQMMAEYSPGGKTYASIWEKVVDAAERFNEPGRFTAFIGFEWTSLVVGDNLHRNVIFREGADKAGRVVPYTTQAPVGSTDPLDLYKYLENYERTTGGSALALAHNGNLSNGIMFPVDAQYTGRKLDRLYVESRARWEPMYEVTQIKGDGEAHPVLSPDDEFADYETWDAGNLDLSEAKTEQMLQYEYAREALKNGLLLEKRLGTNPYKFGLVGSTDSHTALPAVEEENFFGKATNAEPSPSRMAHPFSETEHGVVQGYELVASGFTGVWAEENTREAIWDAMARREVYATTGPRMLVRFFGGWDFTDQDLNSRQPAFRGYEKGVPMGGDLQGSGKKPTFMVYALRDPIGANLDRVQIVKGWLDGKGETHEKVYDVALSGDREIGADGRCREPVGNTVDIAAANWTNTIGASELGAVWTDPDFDPSESAFYYARVIEIPTPRWVVYDAFRFGVEIPEGAETVHQERAYTSPIWYTP
- a CDS encoding four helix bundle protein — encoded protein: MSYRNLDVWQLARRLTSEIHTMTIQSLPHFEMYEEGSQIRRSIKSVRSNIVEGYGRRRYKREFIRFLTYALSSCDETRDHLGVLHETGSLDDEQVYATLVTGLEELGKKLNNLITSVEREHRSVSEDLPPYGAGSDSNTTSSDDNHPSDIQHPASSIQHPASSIQHPSSDEDPISNIQHPTIDIQHPASSIEHPGSSIQHPGSDDEHQES
- a CDS encoding ABC transporter ATP-binding protein — encoded protein: MIDVRNLEFRYPEGGFRLQVPRVRVDAGECVALTGPSGCGKTTLVNLLAGILEASHGSIEVAGFEVTSLDLQDRQDLRALKMGLVFQEFELLEYLDVMDNVVLPYRLTPLLECDDEVRARAQALVEDVGLGEMAGRFPGQLSQGERQRVALCRALVTQPAVILGDEPTGNLDPANRDHVIDALLRYGRENNAPVVVVTHDHEILPRFDRAVDVTELQAAPESPQIVQMNTNGEGGQ